The genomic interval CCCAGGTAGTCGACACCGGTCAGGTCCATCGCGAAGTCGAACAGCAGCTCGGGGGCGTCCCGGAGGAACGTGAGGATCTCGACGACCCGCTCGGCCTGCAGGTCGAGCGTTCCGCCCTTCGCCGTGATGTCGGCCGGTTCGACCATCGCTCCCCTACTCTTCCGGCCCGATCGTGGGCTGGCGCTTCGCCTTCGGGTAATCCTTGCGCAGCGGGTGCCCCTCGAACGCCTCGTACAGCAGGATCCTTTTCAGGTTTGGGTGGCCGTGGAAGACGATGCCGTACATGTCCCACGCCTCCCGCTCGTACCAGTTGATCCCGGGCCACACCGGAACGGCCGTGTCGATCACCGGGTCGGCCTCGTGGAGCCGCACCTTGATCCGGACGCGTCGCTTCTTCTCCAGCGAGTAGAGGTGGTAGACCACCTCGAACCGGGGCTCCTCCCCGAGGTAGTCGACGCCGGTCAGGTCCATCGCGAAGTCGAAGAGCATCTCCGGGTCGTCCCGCAGGAACGTGAGGATCTCGACGATCCGCTCACGACGCACCAGGGCTGTGTCGTCCCCGAAGTCCGAGTGGGTGGATACCACGTCGGCCGGGAACCGCTCCCGCAATCTGTCGAGGACCACGCTCATTTGATCGGCCACCGCTCCGCCGCGCGGGGCGCGCCGGTCTCGATGATCTTCTGGATCCGCACGACGGCGTCGATGATCCCCTCGGGGTTCGGCGGGCAACCGGGGATGTAGACGTCGACCGGAAGGATCTTGTCGATCCCCTGGAGAACCGTGTAGTTGTTGTAGAAGCCGCCGGAGCAGGCGCACGCTCCCATCGAGATCACCCACTTCGGCTCGAGCATCTGGTCGTAGATCCGCTTCAGCACGGGGGCCATCTTGTAGTTGATCGTCCCCGCCACCAGCAGGACGTCCGCCTGGCGCGGCGAGAAACGGACGACCTCGGCCCCGAAGCGGGACAGGTCGTAGTGCGTCCCGAACGCCCCCATCACCTCGATCCCGCAGCACGCCGTGGCGAAGGTGAACGGGTAGAGGGAGTATTTCCTCCCCCAGGCGATCAGCGACTCGAGGGTCGTGAGCGCGTAACCGGGGGCGCCGTCCTTGTCGCGCCTCACTGCCATTCGAGGGCTCCCTTTTTCCACGCGTAGACCAGCCCGACCAGCAGGATACCGACGAAGACGGCCGCCTCGATGAAGCCGAACAACCCCAGCGAACGGAAGAGGACCGCCCACGGGTAGAGGAGGGTCGTCTCCAGGTCGAACAGCATGAACAGGATCGCGAGGAGATAAAACTTCACGGAGACGCGCACGGCGGCCGGGGTGAGCGGGTCGACGCCGCACTCGTACACGCTGAACTTGATCCGGTCGTAACGCTTCGGCCCGAGCGCCTGGGAAAGGAAGACGAACCCCACCGCCATCGCCAGCGCGATTCCCAGAAGGACGAGCACCGGGAAGTACGGGTTCCCGAAGTCCACCGTTGCGATAAACGCGGTCATTGGGACCTCCTCACGCTTCCCTTAGGGCCGGTCCAGGAATAATCTGTGCGATCTGGCCGCCGATTCATCCCGGCGGGCTGCGTTGCTCGTCGGTCGAATACTCACGGTATTCTTCCTCCTCGTGCCTTGCCGGCCGGGCGACTCGACACCCATATCTGCACACCTTATTCCTAAACCGACCCTCTGCATCAGAACACCAGCATCCGGACGGAGGTGTGGGCGAACCGCGCCACCGGCTCCCAGTACACCCCGAGGATCAGCGTCGGGGCCGCGAGCAGGACGAGCATCGCTCCGGAGAACGCGGGAACAGGGATTACCGCCGCATCCTTCGGCTCCTGGAGGAACATCGCCCGGACGATCCGTGCGTAATAATAGAGCGACACCACGCTATTCAGCGCGGCGACGATGGCGAGCCAGTATACCCCGCGGTGGATGACCTCGGCGAACAGATAGACCTTCCCGATGAAGCCGGAGAACGGCGGGATCCCGGTCAGGGAGAAGAGGAAGATGGAGAGCGCGAGGGCCCCCTCGCGGTCGAGGAGCCGCGTCTCCTTCAGCTCGGCGAGCCGCTGCCGGAACCCGACGAGGGCGGCGGCGTCCCCGCCCTCCTCCGCGAGGGCGATCTCGCGGGCGAGCACCTCGCCGAGGTCGA from Candidatus Deferrimicrobium sp. carries:
- a CDS encoding NADH-quinone oxidoreductase subunit A, with product MTAFIATVDFGNPYFPVLVLLGIALAMAVGFVFLSQALGPKRYDRIKFSVYECGVDPLTPAAVRVSVKFYLLAILFMLFDLETTLLYPWAVLFRSLGLFGFIEAAVFVGILLVGLVYAWKKGALEWQ
- a CDS encoding proton-conducting transporter membrane subunit, encoding ERLGDPQGAILTSKRLLELAPKDREALARLDRLCAKSERWVDLGEVLAREIALAEEGGDAAALVGFRQRLAELKETRLLDREGALALSIFLFSLTGIPPFSGFIGKVYLFAEVIHRGVYWLAIVAALNSVVSLYYYARIVRAMFLQEPKDAAVIPVPAFSGAMLVLLAAPTLILGVYWEPVARFAHTSVRMLVF
- a CDS encoding NADH-quinone oxidoreductase subunit NuoB; amino-acid sequence: MAVRRDKDGAPGYALTTLESLIAWGRKYSLYPFTFATACCGIEVMGAFGTHYDLSRFGAEVVRFSPRQADVLLVAGTINYKMAPVLKRIYDQMLEPKWVISMGACACSGGFYNNYTVLQGIDKILPVDVYIPGCPPNPEGIIDAVVRIQKIIETGAPRAAERWPIK
- a CDS encoding NADH-quinone oxidoreductase subunit C, yielding MSVVLDRLRERFPADVVSTHSDFGDDTALVRRERIVEILTFLRDDPEMLFDFAMDLTGVDYLGEEPRFEVVYHLYSLEKKRRVRIKVRLHEADPVIDTAVPVWPGINWYEREAWDMYGIVFHGHPNLKRILLYEAFEGHPLRKDYPKAKRQPTIGPEE